From one Gadus morhua chromosome 8, gadMor3.0, whole genome shotgun sequence genomic stretch:
- the LOC115548578 gene encoding WD repeat-containing protein 87 codes for MEQCMRKPEVRKTAKPQPPKPSLKPKDAPAPPPTEPGRTQQLIRRIEMAKEQGNGNPVQAETGERPVAPPRPAEREAKITDQAPTEDSKQRSQLGAFHKSQKEKTPAFTSAVGKNAETQDKAQDGPSMKSGKQYSSDEETSEEEQSSESHRPEKHTDPKPEKGNILSGIFRKKTKDISPYPSLTVSAADEEPADEDIVSPENLDVAKEVSESNDSLSESNPKVKAKKGIFGGILRKTPKPSEAQDTQSLSSELSASNDSLSETAKTTKDKGHIFSGMFKKDPKLSSDSGQPQHGEEHSLQGKLSGSSDSLSENKEKGNLFSGLLKKIPKAPRDSQEDLSGQGELSTSNDSLSEQKQPKEKGGAFSGMFKRSIKHDEQSLNELASSNEGLSENSMGNLARQKELSESNDSLSDTKKTKEKAKPFSGMFRKPNQSKPVDATQPEEDKESPNSDLLASNESLSETKEKGALFGVILKKTPKATVDATEDKEVDKKLPVSHHNLSEGNTVKEKHIFGGIFKKPQKTTQEESSDNEESNLPEDDFSAIFKDLSETTTQKEKGGLFGGFLKKTPRATGDDTEEKDSDKEITASNDSLSEGHPAKEKSIFGGIFRKPQKPTQEDSSDREGSNQPEEDISASCENLSETTTQKEKKPGFSGLFKRTASIDNLDQEEKGGLFGGLLKKTPRATGDTSEEKDGTKEITASDDSLSEGNAAKETHIFGGIFKKPQKPTQEDSSDKEGSNQQEEEKSSSCENLSETTNQKEKKGGLSGLFKRSASIDNLNDNEEKSIFSGIFKKPAKALEGSTADEDIEGRLSISGDELSETAKEKTGGISGMFKRSPKPAPRSLVAKDPLQDTNELGESDDESLAVKDTKTLLSASNDSLNEVSTTKERMRAFGGMFKKAPKAVEQLDDDEPRPLRGGRGLKRRKTITRKKRVVSFRVKRTLPRTAKSSDLLPLMEEESVEMREMTPFQEDSVEIQNVEMAAYPTEENNRDAEESDELMEWWNGVVGWAEWNETSNFQEEDEERAVEQAADRLFMAARLFVRIFNQRGASLQQRILELLAQADAADQFHKRTVSAAVGGGVASVVGSVATITGLILAPFTFGASIIVTAVGISVATAGSIASASANITDAVHSNMDRKKVEKMIQGYQDEMKDISECLAFVQEGMVTLQEWDFEKYSQSAAKKALNHNIKHVIKEGGRAGKALVIKTNELISTVQILGAAGGAAKAAQAISVTTGVMSALFLALDVFFLAKDSHELRKGAKTKFAKKIREVCTELQAGLLELNKVKSQLQKTMDGIELEEVEEILEVEEEVDEEESADELESDPAKLAQMYEELDVMEEKLDKRALEEKEQRERAQREREQKEKEEKERARREKEQKEKELKEKEEKERVQREKKEKEERDRAQREKEQKEKELKEKELKERAQREKKEKEEKDRAQREKERKEKEKEKKEKAGIKAKEELVPAGRGKEEEKRDEEGEKEKVEAGSGGEQQEKNKKEKEEENDSSRSAKGTKAQSERERKRESAEAESATAPGSQKEPPGGKKAKEAENRATTQREEALGGDTAERATGDHGKGKGEKKERDGIGKWLGGLRRGGGEVAKGGTEAKGGTEAKSGPEVKSGPEGERQAERSEEKLSAAPKESGAETGGSTHGSRHSSSGSSSRSTHHRHNSSSSAHTDTHTGTQSGTHSRHVSSSSHSGGRSERDRARGPGPEGREGPPQPRGDGSQRRDGGPTAGGGETGPGGGEGGGEEEGVGEEPGGRGDTVAQDDAVALCAGSGRGGGGGGREGGARGGSGGAGPRARGVNVTRAGCGNTKLCLEDPEGCDPAAGSCLFGSVTAGLVEASNGSSLSITLRLSGESNQYVALGLTADQPEGTTTVFVCGQTNGSFQFFTAKRNNSASDGVLTLSEMVCPASFLWPVEDIQGQLTGRMVQCSFTVPNVNAMATGGRHVTTFIVELGTGVINGSKFTWC; via the exons ATGGAGCAGTGTATGAGGAAGCCAGAGGTCAGAAAAACTGCCAAACCACAGCCA CCAAAACCATCCCTAAAGCCCAAG gATGCTCCCGCGCCCCCCCCAACCGAACCGGGCCGGACCCAGCAGCTCATCCGGAGGATAGAGATGGCCaaggaacag GGTAATGGAAACCCGGTGCAGGCAGAGACCGGAGAAAGACCTGTGGCTCCACCCCGACCGGCTGAGAGG gaagctaagataacagaccAAGCCCCCACAGAAGACTCAAAACAG AGATCCCAACTTGGAGCATTTCATAAGAGCCAGAAGGAGAAGACTCCTGCCTTTACA AGCGCCGTGGGTAAGAACGCTGAGACCCAAGATAAAGCCCAAGATGGCCCCTCCATGAAGAGTGGGAAGCAG TATTCCAGCGACGAAGaaacatcagaagaggagcagtCTTCTGAGAGCCACCGGCCTGAGAAGCACACAGATCCCAAGCCT GAAAAAGGAAATATCCTGTCTGGCATATTCCGGAAAAAAACTAAAGACATCTCACCATATCCCTCATTGACG GTCAGTGCAGCAGATGAAGAGCCTGCTGACGAGGACATCGTCTCCCCT GAAAATCTTGATGTTGCCAAGGAGGTTTCGGAGAGCAATGACAGTCTGTCCGAAAGCAACCCAAAG GTAAAGGCAAAGAAGGGCATTTTCGGCGGAATCCTCCGGAAGACCCCGAAGCCGTCAGaggcccag GACACGCAGTCTCTCTCCAGCGAGCTTTCAGCCAGCAATGACAGTCTGTCTGAGACCGCCAAGACCACGAAG GACAAAGGCCACATCTTCAGTGGGATGTTCAAAAAGGACCCTAAGCTGTCGTCTGACAGCGGCCAGCCACAACATGGG GAGGAACACTCGCTCCAGGGTAAGCTCTCGGGCAGCAGTGACAGTCTGTCAGAAAACAAG gagaaaggcaacctgttCAGTGGACTCCTCAAAAAGATTCCCAAAGCACCGAGGGACAGCCAG GAAGACCTGTCCGGTCAGGGAGAGCTGTCCACCAGCAATGACAGTCTCTCTGAACAGAAACAACCCAAG GAGAAAGGAGGTGCTTTCAGTGGAATGTTCAAGAGATCGATTAAACAT GACGAACAGTCCCTGAATGAGCTGGCGTCAAGCAATGAAGGTCTATCGGAAAATAGCATG GGGAATCTCGCTAGGCAGAAGGAACTTTCAGAGAGCAACGACAGCCTGTCTGACACCAAAAAGACAAAG GAGAAAGCTAAACCGTTCAGTGGAATGTTCCGGAAACCTAACCAAAGCAAACCAGTAGACGCTACTCAACCGGAGGAG gATAAAGAGTCACCAAACAGTGATCTCCTGGCTAGCAACGAGAGCTTATCAGAGACCAAG GAAAAGGGAGCTTTGTTTGGTGTAATTCTCAAGAAGACTCCCAAAGCCACCGTAGATGCCACCGAG GACAAAGAGGTCGACAAGAAACTCCCGGTCAGCCATCACAATCTCTCTGAGGGTAACACTGTGAAG GAGAAACACATCTTTGGCGGTATCTTTAAGAAGCCCCAGAAGACAACGCAAGAGGAAAGCTCCGATAACGAG GAGTCGAACCTGCCTGAAGATGACTTCTCGGCTATCTTCAAAGATCTCTCTGAGACAACAACTCAGAAG GAGAAAGGAGGACTGTTTGGTGGGTTTCTCAAGAAGACCCCCAGAGCCACCGGCGACGACACAGAG GAGAAAGACAGCGATAAGGAAATCACCGCCAGCAATGACAGTCTGTCTGAGGGTCACCCCGCAAAG GAGAAAAGCATCTTTGGCGGTATCTTTAGGAAGCCCCAAAAGCCAACACAAGAGGACAGCTCCGATAGAGAG GGGTCGAACCAGCCTGAAGAAGACATCTCGGCTAGCTGTGAGAATCTCTCTGAGACCACAACTCAGAAG GAGAAGAAACCAGGATTTTCCGGTTTGTTCAAAAGGACGGCCAGCATCGACAACCTCGACCAGGAG GAGAAAGGAGGACTGTTTGGTGGACTTCTCAAGAAGACCCCCAGAGCCACCGGCGACACCTCGGAG GAGAAAGATGGCACAAAGGAAATCACCGCCAGCGATGACAGTCTGTCGGAGGGGAATGCTGCCAAG GAGACACACATCTTTGGCGGTATCTTTAAGAAGCCCCAGAAGCCAACGCAAGAGGACAGCTCAGATAAAGAG GGGTCCAACCAGCAGGAAGAAGAAAAATCATCTAGCTGTGAAAATCTCTCTGAGACCACTAATCAAAAG gagaagaaaggaggtcTTTCCGGTTTATTCAAAAGGTCCGCCAGCATCGACAACCTGAATGACAATGAA GAGAAAAGTATTTTCAGTGGCATTTTTAAGAAGCCAGCAAAAGCCTTGGAAGGGTCTACAGCTGACGAG GATATTGAAGGAAGATTATCCATCAGTGGTGATGAACTTTCAGAAACGGCCAAG GAGAAAACGGGCGGGATCTCTGGCATGTTCAAACGCTCCCCCAAACCAGCTCCACGTTCCCTGGTCGCCAAG GACCCGCTCCAAGACACAAATGAACTTGGCGAGAGTGACGATGAAAGTCTGGCAGTGAAG GATACGAAGACTTTACTGTCCGCCAGCAATGACAGTCTGAACGAGGTTTCCACCACAAAA gagaggatgagagctTTTGGTGGGATGTTCAAGAAGGCCCCAAAAGCAGTGGAACAActg GACGATGACGAGCCCAGACCACTACGGGGCGGTAGAGGGCTTAAACGCAGAAAGACCATCACCAGGAAGAAACGG GTCGTGTCATTCAGAGTCAAACGGACTCTTCCAAGAACTGCAAAG AGCTCCGACCTGCTCCCtctgatggaggaagagagtgtGGAGATGAGGGAGATGACCCCCTTCCAG GAGGACTCAGTAGAGATCCAGAATGTGGAGATGGCAGCCTACCCCACTGAGGAAAACAACCGCgatgctgag GAGAGCGATGAGCTGATGGAATGGTGGAACGGGGTCGTAG gttgggCAGAATGGAACGAGACATCAAACTTtcaggaggaagatgaggaacg ggcGGTGGAGCAGGCGGCCGACCGTCTGTTCATGGCCGCCCGGCTCTTCGTGCGTATCTTCAACCAGCGCGGGGCGTCGCTGCAGCAGCGCATCCTGGAGCTGCTGGCCCAGGCGGACGCCGCCGACCAGTTCCACAAGCGCACCGTGTCGGCGGCGGTGGGCGGGGGCGTGGCCAGCGTGGTGGGCAGCGTGGCCACCATCACCGGGCTCATCCTGGCGCCGTTCACCTTCGGCGCGTCCATCATCGTGACGGCGGTGGGCATCAGCGTGGCCACGGCGGGAAGCATCGCCTCGGCGTCGGCCAACATCACGGACGCCGTGCACTCTAACATGGACCGCAAGAAGGTGGAGAAGATGATCCAGGGGTACCAGGACGAGATGAAGGACATCAGCGAGTGCCTGGCCTTTGTGCAg gAAGGCATGGTGACCCTTCAGGAGTGGGACTTCGAGAAGTACTCCCAGAGCGCCGCCAAGAAGGCGCTGAACCACAACATCAAGCACGTCATCAAGGAGGGCGGGCGCGCGGGCAAGGCCCTGGTGATCAAGACCAACGAGCTCATCAGCACCGTGCAGATTCTGGGCGCGGCCGGGGGCGCGGCCAAGGCGGCGCAGGCCATCAGCGTCACCACGGGCGTCATGTCGGCGCTCTTCCTGGCGCTGGACGTCTTCTTCCTCGCCAAGGACTCGCACGAGCTGCGCAAGGGCGCCAAGACCAAGTTCGCCAAGAAGATCCGGGAGGTGTGCACGGAGCTGCAGGCGGGCCTCCTGGAGCTGAACAAGGTGAAGTCGCAGCTGCAGAAGACCATGGACGGCAtcgagctggaggaggtggaggagatcctggaggtggaggaggaggtggacgaggaggagagcgcCGACGAGCTGGAGTCGGACCCCGCCAAGCTGGCCCAGATGTACGAGGAGTTGGACGTCATGGAGGAGAAGCTGGACAAGAGGgcgctggaggagaaggagcagagggagcgggcccagagggagagggagcagaaggagaaggaggagaaggagagggcgcgcagggagaaggagcagaaggagaaggagctgaaggagaaggaggagaaggagagggtgcagagggagaagaaggagaaagaggagagggacagggcgcagagggagaaggagcagaaggagaaggagctgaaggagaaggagctgaaggagagggcgcagagggagaagaaggagaaggaggagaaggacagggcgcagcgggagaaggagcggaaggagaaggagaaggagaaaaaggAGAAGGCGGGAATCAAAGCGAAGGAGGAGCTGGTCCCAGCAGGGCgaggcaaggaggaggagaagagggacgaggagggggagaaggagaaggtagAGGCAGGGAGCGGAggggagcagcaggagaagaacaagaaggagaaggaggaggagaacgacaGCAGCAGGTCGGCGAAGGGGACCAAAGCCCAGAGCGAGCGGGAGCGAAAGAGGGAGAGCGCCGAGGCGGAGAGCGCGACCGCGCCGGGCAGTCAGAAGGAGCCGCCGGGAGGAAAGAAGGCGAAGGAGGCGGAGAACAGAGCCACGACCCAGAGGGAGGAAGCCCTCGGTGGGGACACAGCGGAGAGGGCGACGGGGGACCACGGGAAGGGCAAGGgcgagaagaaggagagggacgGCATCGGGAAATGGCTGGGGGGCCTGAGACGAGGGGGCGGGGAGGTCGCAAAGGGCGGGACGGAGGCAAAGGGCGGGACGGAGGCAAAGAGCGGACCGGAAGTAAAGAGCGGACCTGAAGGTGAGCGTCAGGcggagaggagcgaggagaaGCTCAGCGCGGCGCCGAAGGAGAGCGGGGCGGAGACGGGTGGCAGCACACACGGGAGCAGacacagcagcagcggcagcagcagcagaagcacacatcacagacacaacagcagcagcagcgcacacaccgacacacacactggaacacaAAGCGGCACCCACAGCAGACacgtgagcagcagcagccacagcGGGGGTCGGAGCGAGAGGGACCGAGCCAGGGGCCCCGGACCGGAGGGCAGAGAGGGCCCCCCGCAGCCCCGGGGAGACGGAAGCCAACGACGAGACGGCGGCccgacggcgggggggggggagacggggccgggggggggagaggggggaggtgaggaggagggagtcggAGAGGAGCCGGGAGGACGAGGAGACACCGTCGCCCAGGACGACGCTGTGGCACTGTGCGCTGGATCTggacgcggggggggggggggggggagggaggggggagccaGAGGGGGAAGCGGGGGAGCCGGACCAAGAGCGAGAGGA